In bacterium, the sequence CAATCGGGAGCGTCCGCATCAAGGATATCGCCTGCTAGGCCGAACGCCGGCCACGCTCTTCGCCGGCAGAAAGGCTGGCTAACCTATGCTGCGGGGCTCGCTTGGAGCGCAAAAGTGTCAACACCTCGTCCACACTGGACAGCCTAGCGCACGATTTAGACGTTAACAACCTAAATACCCAATCCCATTCGGCCCCCATCTTGGCACCTCTTGGGTATGCGGCTGTTGAGGAGGACGATTCTGCGATCTTCTACTCCCACCTCCGCGCGGTCAAAAGACCCCCTTTCGGGCGCCGGACCGCCTGAGTTTGTGGAAGCGCGGAGAACTCGGGATTTCGTACGCGAGCGCTGGGGTCCAGACGCGTACGCAGGGACAATGGCGACATACACAGGTGTGCGGCGCGTCCATCGGGAGCAGAGTGGTGATCCTGTGCGACGTCACAATCGGGGAAGGCGCCATCGTCGGCACCGGCAGCGTCTTGACACGAGATGTGCCGCCCAGGACGGTCGTGCCCGGCAATCCCGCAGGCGTGTCGCGTCCCGTCCGACCGTAACGATCGACCCACTCATCGAAACTCCACGACCGTGTTCGGTCGGATCGTCAGCCATAGACGCTCGTCCGTGCGGCGCACGTACTCCCCGTCCCACCGGTCCACCGGTGCCGGGGCCCGCTCCGGCAGCTCGCTTCCGCGCGCGATCACGCACACAGACGCCGTCGTGTGAAACTCGAGCGTTACGCTCCCATTGTAGATTCGCGGATCGAGCCGGTTCACCACGGCAAAGCGCGCGCGCGCCCCCTTGCCCGTCAAGCTGACGACCGACGTTTGCGCGCGCAGCACACGGTATGCGTACAACGGCCCCATTGGCACGTACCACGCGTCGTCGCGCCCGCCCACGTGGGCGAGGTGCCGTTCGTAAAAGCCGTTGGGCCCGTACTCGATCCACTGTGGGTGTGAGATGAAACTGTAAATGCCGCCCGCTGCGTAGACCTCGTCAAACTTCTCGTTCAACGCCTTGACGTTGGTGCGTCCCGAGACGGCGACACCGTCGGTTGTAGTGTACCCGTTTTGCACGGCCTGCGTGTAGCGGGCCGCAAAGGGATTCGCATCGTAGGTCTTGAGGTCTGGGACCAAGTGCCGATCGTGCCGTTCTCCGGGGTAAACGCGGGCGACCAAGTATCCCGCGAGCGCCACCTTTCGCTGCGCGAATCTCCGGTCTGCGCAGTTCCCACACGGGTATGCCCACGTCCACACATGGGATTGATCGGTATGCTCGAGGATATCTCTCCTCGAACCATCGAGCTCATAGCGCGACATCGCCCGGAAGCAGAAGGCGAGCGTCTCGGGCGTCCGACACGGATGCCGCCGGGAATGGGCGCCGACTTCATGACCGTCCCGCGCAGCCCTTCGGAGCCGCGGCCACAACCGGGCGATGGCGGGAACTCCGGTACTGACGAAGACCGTCGCCTTGATACCGTACGTGTCCAGCACATCGAGACAGACGCGGACCTCCGGCGTCGTATCATCGATGCTGTGCGTCACCGCGACGCGCGCGTCGTTGAGATAGCGAGTCGCCCCAACCAGCCGAATCGTCCCGTCGCCGGCCCCCAGTTCGTCGGCACGAACGCCGAGCCGGGCGAGTGGATCTCCCGCAGGTCGGCCGGGCTGCACAACGGGACGGACAAGATCCGCCAGGTCTCCCCAGCACAGGCGGCTGTCGCGGACACGCCACGCCAGCGCCTGCGCACGGGCCACGATGACACCCTTCATGGGAGAAAACCCGACCGCCACTCGGTGCCGAAGCCACCCTGGCATGGTGTCTTAGTTCTTCCCACGCGGCGTTTTCCCTTACGCGCGTGGTCAACCATCCACGCCGATCCAAGGTTCGAAGGATGGACACGCCACCCGACCGATGGTTTGGTCCACACGGATTCTCCCGGTTTGATCCCCCGTCCCCGCGAAGGTCGATCCGATCTGCTTCCCAAGCAGCGGGCCGCGGGTTCGAGTCCCGTTTCCCGCTCCATCGCTCACCCTTAGCTGTAACCCGCGCAAGCGGGACATGCCGACGCGGGCCTCACGATCAACCGATACGGCCACCTCTTCAACTCCGTCCCCATCACGCCTGTCGAGTGGTGGGACGATCTACTCAGGCCTACTGGATGCCCTCACATCAATCAGGGTGTCGAAACTCGCGAACGGCACCGGCAACCTTTGGGCGTCGAACGCGCGCCGGACGAGCGAGGCATCGGGCCTGCGGAGGATGTGGGTTGGTTACATTCTCGCAAGCCCTCCACGGCGGCTCGTGCAGGACCCGGAGCGCCTCCGCACCCCATACGTCCACGCGGGCATAACGGTGCTCGAACCCGGTCCAGGCATGGGTTTCTTTACGCTCGAACTGGCCCGCCTCGTCGGCCCTGCCGGCCGTGTCATCGCTGTAGACATCGAGCCGCGAATGATAGCTGGCTTGCAGCATCGTGCGCGGAAGGTTGGACTGCTCGACCGCATCGACGCGCGTGTCGTTCAGCCAACCTCGATGGGCCTCCGCGACGTGGAGGGAATGATCGATTTCGTATTCGCCTTTTTCGTGGTGCATGAGATGCCTGCGTCGGCCGCGTTTTTCGTTGAGGTCGCCCGCGCGTTGAAGCCTGGCGCGTCTCTTTTTCTTGCCGAACCCGTTGGCCACGTGGGGGACGCAGCGTTCACCGCGGAGATCACCGCGGCTGCCCTCACGGGCCTTTCCGTGGATCGTCGGTCGTTGCTGCGTGGAAGCCGCGCCGCGCTGCTCCGCAAGCCTGCCGCGTGATCGCGTCGCCCCCGAGACCACAACCTCTAGCCGCGCGGGCAGAGGTCGCTGCCTGCACCTCAGAGAGTCACGATAGCACCGATCTTGGGGCGGCGCTCACGGCCACGACCGTCAGGAAGTCCTCGGTTTTTCGAGTGATTCCTTCGGCCGCGCCTGGGACGCTAGGCCCGAAGCAACTTGAACGCTTGATTCCAGTTGCCCGTGCTCACGCTCGCGAGCACCCAGACCAAGCACATCGCTTCGAGGTAGTGAGCGGCGCTGATTCTGCCGACGTCGATCACCTTCCACCCGAAGTCCTTGCAGAGATCCGCGGCGCGCGTCTTGGCGCCAGCATCGTCGCCGCAGATGAACATGTCTGGCGGCCCACCGGGAAGTTGAGGACGGAACATCAACCCGTGCCCCACGGTGTTGAACGCCTTGACCACGTGCGCGTCCGGTAAGAGCCGCTGATGCCGTTCACCGCCCGAATCCCCTACCCCGCCAACGAGCAGGGGCGGCATCCCTTTCGAGAAATCGAGGGGGTTCGTCGCGTCCAACACCAGCTTGCCCCGGAACTGGTCCGGCCCGGCCAGCCGAATCGCGTTCTCTGCAGCCACGCCCAGTGTCGCGAGCACCACCACGTCTCCGAACTGCGCCGCCTGCGCGAATGTGCCGTGGGACGCATTAGATCCCGCGGACTCGGCCCACCCGACGGCGCCCGCGCTGTTCGGTTCGCGCGAGCCCATCATGACACGATGCCCAAGAGTGAGAAAGCCCTGCCCCAGTGCCTTCCCCACGTCCCCGCTGCCCAGCACTCCAACGTTCACGGCGACCCTCCGCGCGACTTCGATGTGTGCCGATTTGTCATGGAGACTATCATACGTCCGTTCGGGGCGGCGCTATCAGGGTCGAACACAACCGCGGAACCGCGCCCGAACCGGCGTCTTGATGCCAACCGGCCACGCGATGCCGCGAGCGCTGTTTGATCGACCCGATCCCGGTCGTTTCCTTGACTTGTGTCCCATCACTGCTCCCGTCGTCACGCGAGCCGCGGGTGCGCAGTGGAATGGCCTCGCGGCACGCCAGAGACTGGATCGAGCGACACGACGGAGACTCTCGCCCGTCGAGCGACCGCGGCGGGGAAGCGCATCTCCTTGGCGGTGGCCAATCTTCACCTGCGAGAAGTACGCCGCCATCAGTCCCGCCGCGATCCGCTCACGAACCTCTTCAACCGGCGCCACATGGAGGAATCGATGGGGCGAGAGTTGCACTGCGGCGCACGCAGCCACGAACCTGCCGCGTCTCTCACGATCGATATCGATCGTGTCAAAGAGCGCACTGATCGGTTCGGTCATCAGGCGGGCGACCCTGATTCACGCCGCGGATGAGATGCTCTACAGGGCGAAAGCCGAGGGGCGCAACAGAGTCCTCGTGACGATGGGGGCGCATGCGTGATGCGCGTCCACACGCGCACCACCCGCGTCGAATCAATCGGTTGCTGATTTCGCGGCCCCGCGCTCCACAGACCCTTGGTATCATGCGTCTCCCGACCGGGGGGCACCCGCGCCACGTCGTTGAAAAACCTCGCGTTCATCCCGATCGGGTCGTCGTGCAATCACGCTGCGCCGTGAAACGGCGGATAGCGGTCCGTCGTGAGCAGAAACGCATAGGCAGTCACCCGCAGCGACCAGCGCAACGCCCCGACGACGAAGTCGAACAGCGGGCGCGGATAGCGTCCCGTGAACAGGATCGCAAACCAGGCGACGATGACGCAGAACCCTGACGCAACGAAGAGGAACACCAAGACGATGTAGTGTGGAATGGCCAAGAACCACTTGACCAGCGGCAGCCAGCGATTCAACTCATGCGCCGCAACAGGGTACGGGATCGCGAGGTGAACGGCTTGGTCCTCATCGGTCGACGGGTACTCGTCGCGGAGCAGCGCCACGTATGCTGAGACGCGGATGTTGAACCTCACGAGCGCGAGGTTCCAGTCGAACCACCAACGCGGGTACGTCTGACGGACAACGAGCATCAACACGGTCGGCAGAACAACAAGCCCTCCCGACTGCAACACAGGATGCTTTGTCCCACCGGTCGCCCCACTGAGTAGCGCGAGGATGACGAGAATCGGGACGACGGTCAACGCTCGGAACGCGGTGGTGAGTCGGTTCAGTTCTCGCTCTGGGTAGTCGACCTCGAGCGTCGCCGGGAATCCCGGCGAATTGTCCACCATGTTGTGTCACCCCAGGTGTGTGTCGTCGGGCGCGTGATGCATTCGACTCACCGGGCGGGCTGTTCTGTCGTGCGCGTCGCGTTGAAGGCAGCGAGAAATCCCAGCCAGGACTTTCGTGCTTGCCTCCTGATTCCTTCCACCGGCCCGCGGAGGCCGGGGTCGCGCCCGGACTCCGGCCCCGTGTCCACGCAAAGGCTCGAGCCAGATCGCGGAGCGACCGCGGCACGCGTCTTACCGTCTTACGTTCCTCCCGGATCACCGAGTGGCACTCCGGTGCGACGATGAGGGGGTCTCAAGGCGTCGGAGGCACAATCCTTCTCGCGTGGTTGCCGAGGAGAATCTGGATACCCGGCTGGGAACCTTCCGGGGGAGGGAATGCGGCCGCGATATCAGAAACTGTCACCACGCCTCTGCACCCGGGACGCGTGGCGCCAAGGACCCGACAGCGCGTCGGCGGGCGAACGACCGCCGGCTCAGAATCACGCAAGGGGGGATTCCTGTGGGGTATGCGATCACCCGTCGTCGTTTCCTCTCTTCGCTCGCCGTTGGAGCCAGCGGAGCGCTTCTGGCGGCGCGCTCCACGCGCGCCGCGACGACGGCGAAGTCTGGAGGAACGCTCATCGCGGGCTGGGAGGCCGAGCCCGGCGCCTTCGACAACGATATCGACCGCGGCGCGGTGACGCGAACGCTGCTCCACAACATCTATGATCGTTTGGTTGACCGTGACATGACGGCAAAGGCGAACCAACCCCTGATAGGCAATCTCGCCACCTCTTGGAACGTCTCACCCGATGCGCGGACGTACACCTTCAAACTTCGTCAAGGGGTGCTGTTCCACGACAGGACGCCGTTCGATGCCGAGGCCGTGAAGTTCAACATCGATCGCGACTCGGATCCTGGCCACAAGTACTATAACAAGGCCGGCGCCGGGAGCCTGAAGCTTGGTTACGGCAACCTCGCCAGTGTCGATGTCGTCGACAAGAACACCATCCGCATCGTCCACAGAGATCCGTTTGCCGATTTCTTGCAGGTGCTGGCGTTTGGTACTTATTCGATCGCAAGCCCGACGGCCATTCAGAAGTACGGCAACGAGGATTACCCCAACCATCCGGTGGGCACCGGACCGTTCAAGTATGTCAGCCGCGAGAAGGGCGTGAAGGTGACCTTCGAGCGAAATCCGGATTATTGGGCAGGCGCACCGGCGATCGACGGCTTCGTCGTTCGCCCTCTGCCCGAGGCGGTTACCCGAGTGACGGCGCTCCAGACCGGCGAAGTCGATTGGATCAACGCGGTCA encodes:
- a CDS encoding class I SAM-dependent methyltransferase; this translates as MPTRASRSTDTATSSTPSPSRLSSGGTIYSGLLDALTSIRVSKLANGTGNLWASNARRTSEASGLRRMWVGYILASPPRRLVQDPERLRTPYVHAGITVLEPGPGMGFFTLELARLVGPAGRVIAVDIEPRMIAGLQHRARKVGLLDRIDARVVQPTSMGLRDVEGMIDFVFAFFVVHEMPASAAFFVEVARALKPGASLFLAEPVGHVGDAAFTAEITAAALTGLSVDRRSLLRGSRAALLRKPAA
- a CDS encoding NAD(P)-binding domain-containing protein, which translates into the protein MNVGVLGSGDVGKALGQGFLTLGHRVMMGSREPNSAGAVGWAESAGSNASHGTFAQAAQFGDVVVLATLGVAAENAIRLAGPDQFRGKLVLDATNPLDFSKGMPPLLVGGVGDSGGERHQRLLPDAHVVKAFNTVGHGLMFRPQLPGGPPDMFICGDDAGAKTRAADLCKDFGWKVIDVGRISAAHYLEAMCLVWVLASVSTGNWNQAFKLLRA
- a CDS encoding polysaccharide deacetylase family protein encodes the protein MKGVIVARAQALAWRVRDSRLCWGDLADLVRPVVQPGRPAGDPLARLGVRADELGAGDGTIRLVGATRYLNDARVAVTHSIDDTTPEVRVCLDVLDTYGIKATVFVSTGVPAIARLWPRLRRAARDGHEVGAHSRRHPCRTPETLAFCFRAMSRYELDGSRRDILEHTDQSHVWTWAYPCGNCADRRFAQRKVALAGYLVARVYPGERHDRHLVPDLKTYDANPFAARYTQAVQNGYTTTDGVAVSGRTNVKALNEKFDEVYAAGGIYSFISHPQWIEYGPNGFYERHLAHVGGRDDAWYVPMGPLYAYRVLRAQTSVVSLTGKGARARFAVVNRLDPRIYNGSVTLEFHTTASVCVIARGSELPERAPAPVDRWDGEYVRRTDERLWLTIRPNTVVEFR
- a CDS encoding DUF4389 domain-containing protein; translated protein: MVDNSPGFPATLEVDYPERELNRLTTAFRALTVVPILVILALLSGATGGTKHPVLQSGGLVVLPTVLMLVVRQTYPRWWFDWNLALVRFNIRVSAYVALLRDEYPSTDEDQAVHLAIPYPVAAHELNRWLPLVKWFLAIPHYIVLVFLFVASGFCVIVAWFAILFTGRYPRPLFDFVVGALRWSLRVTAYAFLLTTDRYPPFHGAA